A single window of Rhodococcus jostii RHA1 DNA harbors:
- a CDS encoding helix-turn-helix domain-containing protein: protein MVRVPLTAEELERGQRLGELLRSARGDMSMVTVAFDAGISVETLRKIETGRIATPAFFTIAAVARVLDLSLDDVAAVVTFGPVSTS from the coding sequence ATGGTGCGTGTGCCGTTGACAGCAGAGGAACTCGAACGCGGGCAGAGGCTGGGTGAGCTGCTGCGATCCGCGCGGGGAGACATGAGCATGGTCACGGTCGCATTCGACGCGGGCATCTCCGTCGAAACCCTGCGCAAGATCGAGACCGGGCGCATCGCCACACCTGCGTTCTTCACGATCGCCGCGGTCGCCCGGGTTCTCGACCTCTCCCTCGACGACGTCGCCGCGGTCGTGACCTTCGGTCCCGTGAGTACTTCTTAA
- a CDS encoding arabinosyltransferase domain-containing protein: MPSQPPPPDLRTIRTSRLIAIVTGLIGFVLALATPFLPVKQDAASIDWPQDGTLNSVEAPLVSYTPLDMQVTVPCSVFTQLGPDGGTVVSTLPNRAPDFEKNGLVVKGGAGGTVDVTIRGISLISADAADLQGCTALSVTSDHRRTSAEITGTAEPLAGSVEGDQRPQMVGLFTDLQGAAPAGLNVHVHPDSRFSSSPTLLKLLAMIVCVLATLTSLYALHRVDGIDGRRARRFLPAHWWKFTGVDAVVIGTLLLWHVVGANTSDDGYLLGMARVSEHSGYMANYFRWFGVPEAPFGWSYELLAALAKVSTASMWMRLPTLLAALLCWMVISREVIPRLGVAVRRNRTALWTGGLVFLAFWLPYDNGLRPEPVIALGALLTWCSIERAIATGRLLPGAVAVLIAAFSLAAGPSGLICIAALIAGARPILQIVIARGHRVGFASQILPILAAGTVVMVAVFADQTLATVLESTRVRTALGPNVAWFDERLRWDSLMGISPDGSLARRFGVFVMLLCVVVCVMLILRKGKVPGTAIGPSRRILGIVFASLLLMMFTPTKWTHHFGVYAGLAGSVAVLAAVGVGAASIRSKRNRTLFAAGVLFILAVAFTSSNGWWYVSSYGVPWWDKPPMIAGKGFSTLFLGLTVLTLLLAAWYHVREPYENGKKPNGKRARMLAPSPLTVAAGAVVLFEVLSLLKGAVAQYPGYSIAKANIESVTGNSCALADEVLVETDPTAALLQPLTPVTDPNGAGAFGTTSAEGFTPNGIADDLTADSEKIATGGANTVDTETDETTTGTSSGTGGGTEATAGVNGSTVTLPFGLDPARTPVLGSYQPGGEQKPASLTTGWYGLPDRSDDAPILTISAAGRIRSVDADGVVTPGQSLKVEYGVTGPDGSVTALGTVDPIDIGPSPSWRNLRVPLDQLPAEANTVRLVADDPDTDPGQWLAVTPPRVPTMQTLQTVVGSSDPVLLDWAVGLAFPCQRPFDHRYGVAEVPQWRVLPDRIGAESTNAWQDKFGGGPLGWTDQLLSASTLATYLSNDWDRDWGSLERYTPLDESATPAQVESEQVTRSGTWSAGPVRYY; this comes from the coding sequence GTGCCGTCCCAACCCCCGCCGCCTGACCTTCGGACCATCCGCACTTCCCGGCTCATCGCGATCGTCACCGGCCTGATCGGGTTCGTGCTCGCGCTGGCCACCCCGTTCCTCCCGGTGAAGCAGGATGCCGCGTCGATCGACTGGCCGCAGGACGGCACCCTGAACAGCGTCGAGGCGCCACTGGTCTCGTACACACCGCTGGACATGCAGGTGACCGTGCCGTGCTCGGTGTTCACGCAACTCGGACCCGACGGCGGCACCGTCGTCTCCACCCTCCCGAATCGCGCGCCCGACTTCGAGAAGAACGGCCTCGTAGTGAAGGGCGGTGCCGGCGGCACGGTCGACGTCACGATTCGCGGCATCTCCCTGATCTCGGCGGACGCCGCGGATCTCCAGGGCTGCACCGCCCTGTCGGTCACGTCCGACCACCGGCGGACGTCGGCGGAGATCACGGGCACCGCCGAACCGCTCGCCGGTTCCGTCGAGGGCGACCAGCGCCCGCAGATGGTCGGCCTGTTCACCGACCTGCAGGGTGCGGCGCCGGCAGGGTTGAACGTGCACGTCCACCCGGATTCCCGATTCTCGTCCAGCCCCACCCTGCTCAAACTGCTGGCGATGATCGTGTGCGTCCTCGCGACGCTGACGTCGCTGTACGCATTGCACCGTGTGGACGGCATCGACGGTCGCCGCGCGCGCCGCTTCCTGCCCGCGCACTGGTGGAAGTTCACCGGTGTCGACGCCGTCGTGATCGGGACGCTGCTGCTGTGGCACGTGGTCGGCGCCAACACCTCCGACGACGGCTACCTCCTCGGCATGGCGCGGGTGTCGGAGCATTCCGGCTACATGGCCAACTACTTCCGCTGGTTCGGTGTCCCCGAGGCGCCGTTCGGATGGTCGTACGAACTCCTCGCGGCGCTGGCGAAGGTGAGCACCGCGAGCATGTGGATGCGACTGCCGACACTCCTCGCCGCCCTGCTCTGCTGGATGGTGATCAGCCGGGAGGTCATCCCCCGCCTCGGTGTGGCCGTGCGGCGCAACAGAACTGCCCTCTGGACCGGCGGACTGGTTTTCCTGGCCTTCTGGTTGCCGTACGACAACGGGCTGCGTCCCGAACCGGTCATCGCTCTCGGCGCCCTCCTCACGTGGTGTTCGATCGAGCGCGCCATCGCCACCGGACGACTGCTCCCCGGTGCCGTCGCCGTGCTCATCGCCGCGTTCTCGCTCGCGGCCGGGCCGTCGGGCCTGATCTGCATCGCCGCCCTGATCGCCGGCGCGCGGCCGATCCTGCAGATCGTCATCGCGCGGGGCCACCGGGTGGGATTCGCGTCCCAGATCCTGCCGATCCTCGCCGCGGGAACCGTCGTGATGGTGGCCGTCTTCGCAGATCAGACATTGGCGACGGTGCTCGAGTCGACGCGCGTCCGCACCGCCCTCGGCCCCAACGTGGCCTGGTTCGACGAGCGGCTGCGCTGGGATTCGCTCATGGGGATCTCGCCGGACGGCTCGCTGGCCCGCCGATTCGGCGTGTTCGTGATGCTGCTGTGCGTCGTGGTCTGCGTGATGCTGATCCTCCGCAAGGGGAAGGTGCCCGGCACCGCGATCGGACCGTCCCGCCGCATCCTCGGCATCGTGTTCGCGTCCCTGCTGCTGATGATGTTCACGCCCACCAAATGGACGCACCACTTCGGTGTGTACGCGGGTCTCGCCGGCTCCGTCGCGGTGCTCGCCGCGGTCGGGGTGGGGGCCGCGAGCATTCGCTCCAAACGGAACCGCACTCTGTTCGCCGCAGGTGTCCTGTTCATCCTCGCGGTCGCGTTCACCAGCTCCAACGGTTGGTGGTACGTGTCCAGCTACGGCGTTCCGTGGTGGGACAAGCCGCCGATGATCGCGGGCAAGGGCTTCTCCACGCTGTTCCTGGGCCTCACGGTCCTCACGCTGCTCCTCGCTGCCTGGTACCACGTCCGCGAACCGTACGAGAACGGCAAGAAGCCCAACGGTAAACGTGCCCGGATGCTGGCGCCGTCGCCGCTGACCGTCGCGGCCGGTGCCGTCGTCCTGTTCGAGGTGCTGTCGCTGCTGAAGGGGGCTGTCGCGCAGTACCCCGGTTACTCCATCGCGAAGGCCAACATCGAGTCGGTGACCGGCAACTCGTGCGCGCTCGCCGACGAAGTCCTCGTCGAGACCGACCCCACCGCCGCCCTCCTCCAGCCGCTCACCCCGGTCACCGACCCGAACGGCGCAGGCGCGTTCGGCACGACGTCCGCGGAGGGCTTCACCCCCAACGGCATCGCCGACGACCTCACCGCCGACTCCGAGAAGATCGCCACCGGCGGCGCCAACACCGTCGACACCGAGACCGACGAGACGACGACGGGCACCAGCTCCGGCACCGGTGGCGGCACCGAGGCCACCGCCGGCGTCAACGGCAGCACCGTGACGCTGCCGTTCGGCCTCGACCCCGCCCGGACCCCGGTCCTCGGCAGCTACCAGCCGGGCGGGGAGCAGAAACCCGCCTCCCTCACCACCGGCTGGTACGGGCTGCCCGACCGCAGCGACGACGCCCCGATCCTCACCATCTCGGCCGCCGGACGCATCCGGTCGGTCGACGCGGACGGCGTCGTCACCCCCGGTCAGAGTCTGAAGGTCGAGTACGGGGTCACCGGCCCCGACGGTTCCGTCACCGCGCTCGGCACCGTCGACCCGATCGACATCGGACCGTCCCCGTCGTGGCGCAACCTGCGCGTGCCGCTCGACCAGCTGCCCGCCGAGGCGAACACGGTCCGACTTGTCGCGGACGACCCGGACACCGACCCCGGCCAGTGGCTGGCGGTCACACCGCCCCGGGTGCCGACGATGCAGACCCTGCAGACCGTCGTCGGCTCCAGCGACCCCGTGCTCCTCGACTGGGCCGTCGGGCTCGCTTTCCCCTGCCAGCGGCCCTTCGACCACCGCTACGGCGTCGCCGAGGTCCCGCAGTGGCGTGTCCTCCCCGACCGCATCGGCGCCGAGTCCACCAATGCCTGGCAGGACAAGTTCGGCGGCGGCCCGCTGGGCTGGACCGACCAGCTGTTGTCGGCGAGCACGCTGGCCACCTACCTGTCGAACGACTGGGACCGCGACTGGGGCTCGCTCGAGCGGTACACACCGCTCGACGAGTCGGCGACGCCCGCGCAGGTCGAATCCGAACAGGTGACCAGGTCGGGCACCTGGTCGGCCGGACCGGTGCGTTACTACTAG
- a CDS encoding MspA family porin, translated as MTDISTSRFGYKRFTRSVAVAGIAALAMVMGNGTASAGVDNSSSVIDARGNRIEVVQGDTVYQVVPPLDGVPTSVEFFHNGYAGVAITGPNAEEFKGTQLTVGYQIGYPVALAGATIVLNTPGLGFAIGSSNGINLGLVPDFTLDLNAGTNAELAGDIIPSQELDIDLEPGGITTVPILEGQEFDGSAAVVRMQGVHGSISGAIGPVTIRPYAMAVTENGDTVMTYGVPQKLN; from the coding sequence ATGACGGACATCAGCACATCTCGATTTGGGTACAAACGATTCACACGCTCGGTGGCAGTCGCAGGCATCGCCGCGCTGGCCATGGTCATGGGCAATGGCACTGCGTCGGCCGGCGTGGACAATTCCAGCTCCGTGATCGACGCAAGAGGAAATCGCATCGAAGTCGTGCAGGGCGACACGGTGTATCAGGTCGTACCGCCGCTGGACGGCGTACCCACCAGCGTGGAGTTCTTCCACAACGGCTACGCCGGGGTCGCCATCACCGGGCCGAACGCGGAGGAGTTCAAGGGGACTCAGCTCACGGTCGGTTATCAGATCGGTTATCCGGTCGCACTGGCAGGCGCGACGATCGTTCTGAACACGCCCGGACTCGGGTTCGCGATCGGGTCGAGCAACGGAATCAACCTGGGACTCGTTCCGGACTTCACGCTGGACCTGAACGCGGGTACCAACGCGGAACTCGCCGGTGACATCATTCCGTCGCAGGAACTCGACATCGACCTGGAGCCCGGTGGAATCACCACCGTTCCGATCCTCGAGGGTCAGGAGTTCGACGGATCGGCCGCTGTGGTCAGGATGCAGGGAGTTCATGGCTCCATCTCCGGTGCTATCGGGCCGGTCACCATCCGTCCGTACGCGATGGCCGTGACGGAGAACGGTGACACCGTGATGACTTACGGTGTGCCGCAGAAGCTCAACTAG
- a CDS encoding galactan 5-O-arabinofuranosyltransferase, whose protein sequence is MTEADVAPARRSLSTAVEMLLGAVVAAVVAAVGLFAFARVQWPAFNSSNVTQAVTTVGQVVAIAGIAVSVLLVRLHRAPRFARLLSWASLSGFVTVTLGLPLAATKLYLHGVSVDQEFRTEYLTRLTDSAALRDMTYADLPPYYPAGWFWVGGRVANLLGTDGWEAFKPYAIGSLAVAAVVALVLWSNLIRHDLAIVVSLATTALVLAYGSPEPYGAVITLLIGPALVLAWGGLNRVDGRGGWGAVIGTGLFLGLAATFYTLYLGLAAFAVTLLALLAATLRIRARKSWRAAFDPLVRLIVIAAVSGLLALTVWLPYLLKVVGGSPAASGTALHYLPEAGAHLPLPMIHFSLTGALCLLGTIWLVARASTSRRAQALGVGVVAIYLWSLLSMAVTVLGSTLLSFRLEPVLIVLLGAAGVFGFVEFAGWLVLATSDNPRVKGAVLVIGVLGALSFVQNIPKFLDSDIAVAYTDTDGNGERADQRPPGAAAHYAAVDELIQARVPRDRDDTVVLTADTSFLSFYPYLGFQALTSHYSNPLADFAGRARTIADWSELETPDQLVAALDAAPWRAPDAFVFRQGPDGYTLRLAEDVYPNDPNVRRYTVTFPKELFDGPRFTVSETGPFVVVTRN, encoded by the coding sequence GTGACGGAAGCAGACGTAGCACCGGCCCGACGGTCCCTGTCGACAGCTGTCGAAATGCTGCTGGGGGCCGTCGTGGCCGCAGTGGTGGCGGCGGTCGGACTGTTCGCGTTCGCGCGGGTGCAGTGGCCGGCGTTCAACTCGTCCAACGTGACCCAGGCCGTCACCACCGTCGGCCAGGTCGTGGCCATCGCAGGTATCGCGGTGTCGGTGCTGCTCGTGCGACTGCACCGGGCCCCGCGCTTCGCCCGGCTGCTGTCGTGGGCGAGCCTGTCCGGGTTCGTGACCGTCACCCTCGGTCTGCCGCTCGCGGCCACCAAGCTCTACCTGCACGGCGTCTCCGTCGACCAGGAGTTCCGCACCGAGTACCTCACGCGGCTGACCGACTCGGCGGCGTTGCGCGACATGACGTACGCCGACCTGCCGCCGTACTACCCGGCCGGCTGGTTCTGGGTGGGCGGGCGCGTCGCCAACCTCCTCGGTACGGACGGCTGGGAAGCCTTCAAGCCGTACGCCATCGGATCGCTCGCCGTCGCAGCCGTCGTGGCACTGGTGTTGTGGAGCAACCTGATCCGCCACGACCTGGCCATCGTCGTGTCCCTCGCGACCACGGCACTCGTCCTGGCCTACGGATCACCCGAACCGTACGGCGCCGTCATCACCCTGCTGATCGGCCCCGCACTCGTCCTCGCCTGGGGCGGTCTGAACCGCGTCGACGGGCGCGGCGGCTGGGGCGCCGTGATCGGCACCGGACTGTTCCTCGGCCTCGCCGCCACGTTCTACACGCTGTATCTCGGACTCGCCGCCTTCGCGGTCACCCTGCTCGCACTGCTCGCCGCGACCCTGCGGATACGCGCCCGGAAGTCGTGGCGGGCGGCGTTCGATCCGCTGGTCCGGCTGATCGTGATCGCCGCAGTGTCCGGCCTTCTCGCACTGACCGTCTGGCTGCCGTATCTGCTGAAGGTCGTGGGCGGTTCGCCCGCGGCGTCGGGAACAGCGCTGCACTATCTGCCCGAGGCAGGCGCGCATCTGCCGCTGCCGATGATCCACTTCTCCCTCACCGGGGCGCTGTGCCTGCTCGGCACCATCTGGCTCGTCGCCCGCGCGTCGACGTCGCGGCGCGCGCAGGCACTCGGCGTCGGGGTGGTGGCCATCTACCTGTGGTCGCTGCTGTCGATGGCGGTCACCGTGCTCGGCAGCACCCTCCTCTCGTTCCGGCTCGAGCCTGTGCTGATCGTCCTGCTCGGCGCGGCGGGTGTCTTCGGATTCGTCGAATTCGCAGGCTGGCTCGTGCTCGCGACCAGTGACAACCCGCGGGTCAAGGGGGCGGTCCTGGTGATCGGTGTGCTGGGCGCGCTGTCGTTCGTCCAGAACATCCCCAAGTTCCTCGACTCCGACATCGCCGTCGCCTACACCGACACCGACGGCAACGGTGAACGCGCCGACCAGCGCCCACCCGGCGCCGCCGCCCACTACGCGGCAGTCGACGAGCTGATCCAGGCGCGGGTCCCCCGCGACCGCGACGACACGGTGGTCCTCACCGCCGACACCAGTTTCCTCAGCTTCTACCCCTACCTCGGGTTCCAGGCGCTGACGTCGCACTACTCGAATCCCCTGGCGGACTTCGCCGGACGCGCCCGGACCATCGCGGACTGGAGCGAACTCGAGACGCCCGACCAGTTGGTGGCCGCACTCGACGCGGCGCCGTGGCGCGCCCCCGACGCGTTCGTGTTCCGGCAGGGCCCCGACGGGTACACCCTGCGGCTCGCCGAGGACGTGTATCCCAACGATCCCAACGTGCGCCGCTACACCGTCACGTTCCCGAAAGAACTGTTCGACGGCCCCCGATTCACGGTGTCGGAGACCGGGCCGTTCGTGGTCGTCACAAGAAACTGA
- a CDS encoding glycosyl transferase: protein MTEILTQVETTRQASSTSTTARPLRSRLRPHPADVAAVVFYGGLAAFVLARQWKHLGTGYLVRSGQDQTMWEWFFAVAARSLVHLDNPLSSDLQNYPLGVNLMGNTAMFGISIPLAPVTLLFGPNVTFTLALTLGLSGTAIAWYWVFSRHVVSSRLAAAVGGGLCGFAPALISHTNGHPNFVALFLLPFIALAVIRLGSGVRPVRDGIVLGLLIAYQIFLGEEPLLIYALAFAVFGAAFAASRPRAAFAAATRSIKGFAIAGGVALAIAAVPLWWQFFGPDSYRAIEHGPVGNDTEAFTSFPTSSLAGEPGSAEFSMNATEENAYFGWPLLILLGLSALWLWRMPLARAAAATVAVMGVLSLGTSLTIGGWDTGIPLPWKLISHLPLLESVLESRFAMGCLPAAALLLALGTDRALASAREGQRTTTLLWVGWLAVALLPLAPTPLAVVQRDTAPSFFADGTWREYVTDGSVVTVPLPSPENARMLRWQTEQDLAFPIAGGYFVGPAGSEDQGKYGPDDRATALLLASAQSSGQVPVIGEAAKAQALTDLKFWNADVLVLPHTQNDRVLRETVQQLVGAPAKPVDGVWVWDVRALT from the coding sequence GTGACTGAGATACTCACCCAGGTCGAGACCACTCGCCAGGCATCGAGCACCAGCACCACTGCTCGCCCTCTCCGCTCCCGTCTCCGGCCGCACCCGGCCGATGTCGCGGCGGTCGTCTTCTACGGCGGCCTCGCGGCATTCGTGTTGGCCCGCCAGTGGAAACACCTCGGGACCGGCTATCTGGTGCGCAGCGGCCAGGACCAGACGATGTGGGAGTGGTTCTTCGCGGTCGCCGCCCGCTCTCTGGTCCATCTGGACAATCCGCTCTCCAGCGACCTGCAGAACTACCCGCTGGGCGTCAATCTCATGGGCAACACGGCCATGTTCGGCATCAGCATCCCGCTGGCGCCGGTCACGTTGTTGTTCGGACCGAATGTCACCTTCACTCTCGCGCTCACACTTGGCCTGTCGGGCACGGCGATTGCCTGGTATTGGGTGTTTTCGCGGCATGTCGTGTCGTCGCGGCTCGCGGCCGCCGTCGGCGGCGGTCTGTGCGGTTTCGCCCCCGCCCTGATCTCGCACACCAACGGGCACCCCAACTTCGTCGCCCTGTTCCTGCTGCCCTTCATCGCGCTGGCCGTGATCAGGCTGGGTAGCGGTGTGCGCCCGGTGCGCGACGGCATCGTCCTCGGCTTGCTGATCGCCTATCAGATCTTCCTCGGCGAAGAACCGCTGCTGATCTACGCGCTGGCGTTCGCGGTTTTCGGTGCCGCCTTCGCGGCGTCACGTCCGCGTGCGGCATTCGCGGCGGCCACGCGCAGCATCAAGGGGTTCGCGATTGCCGGCGGCGTCGCGCTGGCCATCGCCGCCGTTCCCCTGTGGTGGCAGTTCTTCGGGCCCGACAGCTACCGGGCGATCGAACACGGCCCCGTCGGCAACGACACCGAAGCGTTCACCAGCTTTCCGACGTCCTCACTGGCAGGCGAGCCCGGGTCCGCCGAGTTCAGCATGAACGCCACCGAGGAGAACGCGTATTTCGGCTGGCCCCTGCTGATCCTCCTCGGCCTCTCGGCCCTGTGGCTGTGGCGCATGCCCCTGGCTCGCGCCGCGGCCGCGACCGTCGCAGTGATGGGCGTCCTGTCGCTCGGGACTTCGCTGACTATCGGCGGCTGGGACACCGGAATTCCCCTGCCGTGGAAGCTGATCTCACACCTGCCGCTCCTCGAATCCGTCCTCGAATCGCGCTTCGCGATGGGCTGCCTGCCCGCCGCCGCCCTGCTGCTCGCGCTGGGCACCGACCGCGCCCTGGCGTCCGCCCGCGAGGGCCAGCGGACCACCACCCTGCTGTGGGTCGGCTGGCTCGCGGTGGCGCTGCTTCCGCTGGCGCCCACGCCGCTCGCCGTCGTGCAGCGTGACACCGCACCGAGTTTCTTCGCCGACGGCACGTGGCGGGAGTACGTCACCGACGGCTCCGTCGTCACGGTCCCGCTTCCCTCCCCGGAGAACGCGCGGATGCTGCGCTGGCAGACCGAGCAGGATCTCGCATTTCCCATCGCCGGTGGGTATTTCGTCGGCCCGGCCGGCAGCGAGGACCAGGGCAAGTACGGGCCCGACGACCGCGCCACCGCACTACTGCTCGCGTCCGCACAGTCGTCCGGCCAGGTGCCTGTCATCGGCGAGGCGGCGAAAGCCCAGGCACTGACGGACCTGAAGTTCTGGAACGCCGACGTCCTGGTCCTGCCGCACACCCAGAACGATCGCGTTCTGCGCGAGACGGTCCAGCAGCTCGTCGGGGCGCCCGCGAAGCCGGTCGACGGCGTGTGGGTGTGGGACGTGCGAGCACTGACGTAG
- the map gene encoding type I methionyl aminopeptidase, producing MVELKSAAEVQAMRAAGRVVADALAAVREAAAIGVTLQGLDAVAAAVIRDAGAEPVFLNYHPNWAPSPFPGVICASVNDAVVHGIPGEYRLRDGDLVSIDCGARLAGWCGDAAVSFVVGTADPADIALVEATEAALAHGIAAARPGNRLGDIGAAIGLFARGAGYGMLADHGGHGIGRQMHEDPHVPNEGRVGKGMLLRPGMVIAIEPMLIGDGTDDYRHEADGWTLRTATGARAAHSEHTVAIGEDGPEVLTR from the coding sequence GTGGTCGAGTTGAAGTCGGCGGCCGAGGTGCAGGCGATGCGCGCGGCGGGCCGGGTGGTGGCCGACGCCCTGGCCGCCGTGCGCGAGGCGGCCGCGATCGGGGTGACGCTTCAGGGGCTCGATGCGGTGGCCGCCGCGGTGATCCGCGACGCGGGGGCGGAGCCCGTGTTCCTGAACTATCACCCGAACTGGGCGCCCAGCCCGTTTCCCGGGGTCATCTGCGCGAGCGTCAACGACGCGGTGGTGCACGGCATTCCCGGCGAATACCGACTCCGCGACGGTGACCTCGTCAGCATCGACTGCGGCGCCAGGCTCGCCGGCTGGTGCGGGGACGCCGCCGTGAGTTTCGTCGTGGGAACGGCCGACCCCGCCGACATCGCACTCGTCGAGGCCACCGAAGCCGCTCTCGCGCACGGCATTGCGGCCGCCCGGCCGGGAAACCGGTTGGGAGACATCGGTGCCGCCATCGGACTGTTCGCGCGCGGCGCGGGGTACGGGATGCTCGCCGACCACGGCGGGCACGGCATCGGCAGGCAGATGCACGAAGATCCGCACGTGCCCAATGAGGGTCGCGTCGGGAAGGGAATGCTGTTGCGTCCCGGGATGGTGATCGCGATCGAACCCATGCTCATCGGCGACGGCACCGACGACTACCGGCACGAGGCCGACGGCTGGACGCTCCGCACGGCGACGGGCGCCCGTGCCGCGCACAGCGAGCACACCGTCGCCATCGGTGAGGACGGACCGGAAGTGTTGACGCGGTAG
- a CDS encoding transposase: MLVAKGYRPVNRDQQFLLPPDMREWVPPTHPVWTVIEIVDTHLDTSAFHGSRRTGGAGRAGYDPDMLVTLLIWAWSRGVRSSRQIERACSEVVSYRVICAGDTPDHVTISRFRKDNHTACEALFTQVLILAARLGLGRLETIALDGVKIASNASKDANRTEDGLRRAAEAEAARIAAAAVAAHAATDDAEDDLYGEDDSGPGQVPAELADPSTRSARIAEALAQLDAEKDAEQCEREGKAQDYLARLDAGQTVMGRVPVGAEVAAAERRLAEAVAAQQAVIERFQGGTAAGGGGTRFAPKPVDEHHLVRRRRTELDTALRKQGERAAAAGQRRRNTTDPDSRLQPLRGGGWVQGYNCQAFTSEDGLILATGVGTGPADYDYFPEMVDKAGAAAHLIDATRRGKEPTGTSPEELIGVMLFDAGYCSRENLTAPGPDRLIATGKSRHLEAAATADPVTGPPPPQADPIQAMTHRLRTEAGIATYRKRSPIAETVFGHAKHNLGFRRFTSRGLDRARSEWAFHATVHNLGKILTHLTGGTPLPATP, encoded by the coding sequence GTGTTGGTGGCCAAGGGGTATCGACCGGTGAATCGTGATCAGCAGTTTTTGTTGCCACCGGACATGCGGGAGTGGGTGCCGCCCACGCATCCGGTGTGGACGGTGATCGAGATCGTCGACACCCATCTCGACACCAGCGCCTTTCACGGCTCTCGCCGCACCGGGGGTGCCGGGCGCGCCGGGTACGACCCGGACATGCTGGTGACCCTGCTGATCTGGGCGTGGTCGCGGGGGGTGCGGTCGTCGCGGCAGATCGAGCGGGCCTGCTCGGAGGTGGTGTCCTACCGGGTGATCTGCGCCGGCGACACCCCCGATCACGTGACGATCTCACGGTTCCGCAAGGACAACCACACCGCCTGCGAGGCCCTGTTCACGCAGGTCCTGATCCTGGCCGCACGGTTGGGTCTGGGCCGACTCGAGACGATCGCGTTGGACGGGGTGAAGATCGCCTCGAACGCATCGAAGGACGCCAACCGCACCGAGGACGGGCTGCGCCGGGCAGCCGAGGCCGAGGCCGCGCGGATCGCCGCCGCCGCGGTGGCCGCGCACGCCGCCACCGATGACGCCGAGGACGACCTCTACGGCGAGGACGATTCGGGCCCGGGACAGGTGCCGGCGGAGTTGGCCGATCCCAGCACCCGCTCGGCCCGGATCGCCGAGGCATTGGCCCAGCTCGACGCGGAGAAGGACGCCGAACAGTGCGAGCGGGAGGGGAAAGCACAGGACTATCTGGCCCGGCTCGACGCGGGCCAGACGGTGATGGGCCGGGTGCCGGTCGGGGCCGAGGTCGCCGCCGCCGAGCGGCGTCTGGCCGAGGCGGTCGCCGCCCAGCAGGCGGTGATCGAGCGGTTCCAGGGTGGCACCGCGGCCGGGGGCGGGGGCACCCGGTTCGCACCGAAGCCGGTCGACGAGCACCACCTGGTCCGGCGCCGGCGCACCGAACTCGACACCGCCCTCCGCAAACAGGGTGAGCGCGCCGCCGCCGCCGGGCAGCGGCGCCGCAACACCACCGACCCCGACTCGCGGTTGCAGCCGCTGCGCGGCGGCGGCTGGGTGCAGGGCTACAACTGCCAGGCCTTCACCAGCGAGGACGGGTTGATCCTGGCCACCGGGGTCGGGACCGGCCCGGCGGACTACGACTATTTCCCCGAGATGGTCGACAAGGCCGGGGCGGCCGCGCACCTGATCGACGCCACCCGACGTGGGAAGGAACCGACCGGCACGAGCCCGGAGGAGCTGATCGGGGTGATGCTCTTCGACGCCGGCTACTGCTCCCGCGAGAACCTCACCGCGCCGGGCCCGGACCGGTTGATCGCCACCGGCAAATCCCGTCACCTCGAGGCCGCCGCCACCGCTGATCCGGTCACCGGACCGCCACCGCCGCAAGCGGATCCGATCCAGGCCATGACCCACCGGCTGCGCACCGAGGCCGGTATCGCCACCTACCGCAAACGCTCACCCATCGCCGAAACCGTGTTCGGGCACGCCAAACACAACCTCGGATTCCGCCGCTTCACCAGCCGCGGCCTCGACCGCGCCCGCAGCGAATGGGCGTTCCACGCCACCGTGCACAACCTCGGCAAGATCCTCACCCACCTGACCGGAGGCACCCCGCTCCCGGCCACCCCCTGA